DNA from Daucus carota subsp. sativus chromosome 1, DH1 v3.0, whole genome shotgun sequence:
AAATGCTATATAATTTAAACAGATTGTTACACATGAAAATATGTCCCATTATAAAGTGGGATTAAGTTTGTGATCTAGAAAGGTAGAAAGGGTTTTGGTTCTTGTATGGAAAAATTACTATTTCACGTATGGGAGGTTTTTCATCTTTAATCGTGCAAACAGTTAATTAATAAATCGAAACTGCTTCTGAATAAGGTCAAGAGAGCCACATAGTCGAATCCACAAGGACTAAATTTACATAACAATACATGCCAACTTTAGACATCGAGTTGTAGACGAGCATAGTAAAGCATTTAAGAGATATAGAAAGTATCAAGCCATTCGACCATTACTGATGCACATTGAGTCATTGCCACAATCCAGTTCTTATTCTAAACAAAATGTAGGCTCCGATGGATACTTGATGCAGTATATTGAAGGTACCTTCTTAAAGCCTGACGTTGAACACCAGAATACtccttaattttaatattcaaatcGCCAAAAAACTTGAGTAAAGCACATAGTCTCTGTGTCGACTCGACAGATGATGTGAAAACAATGCTCTTCTCCCCATGCAGAGATTGCAGCAGCGCAACGAGATACAAGGGTTTAAAGTTTGGTTCACATATCTGCAAAAAGATGCATGAGTTGACAATTATTGAGCGACATAATTCATGCAAAAGCTATGTTGTTACTGCATTACAAAACATGCCAAGCGTTGAATAGGAGTCATATCTTAAATATTGAGCAAGAACAACTTTTTGCATTTATTATAATccaaaagataaataaaacatTTCAACAGAACCCAAGTTGCGACATAACTAATTAGTAAGTAAAATTGATCGAATtgatttctttatttattttgggAATGCATGGTGGGATAGTATTTAAAGAGATAATAGATCATAGAGTTTTAAGATAGAATTTTTTAGCTTTATCAAGGATATAGGATAGTCGAGTAAATTATGAGGTCATACCACTTTGAATAATTGCATTTGCTCAGGAAACTGATAACGTATCTTCCCCGCTGTCATGAACAAAGGATGGTGAAGCTCGAGCTGAGCAAGTTTGCTCGGATCTTGGGTTAGTGTGGCAGATAGAATCATCTTCACAAGCCTGGGGTAAGATTTTCCCTTAAATCCCCTCTCTACAcccctgaaaaaaaaaattgtgtagaAGGTAAAATAATATGCAATCAGCATCTTCTGGCCTATGAATTTTATCCAAAATAGAATGATATGCAGAAGGATATAATTAAACTTTAATTTGGAAATAGGAAGACGGGATTATCCTATAATCGCAACCCTTATCGTTCATATAGCAACTCACAATATTAGAAACCTACACACTTGCTAGTTTAAGCAGTTGCCTTCTATTGCCAACTCTAAAGATATCAAGTCAATTCTATATATGCCAATGCATATAACTGAAAAAGTTATTAGTTGAACAGGCACACCAGAAGATAGAAATCTGTAGACCCATAGAACATTAAAGACAAGTGGTTAGTAAAAAACATAATGTAACAAGGTTTAAGCACGCACATCCTCCTTGTAGTCTTTATGGATCCAAAGGTTGTAGGAACAAAATTTTCTGCATGAGGAAAGAGACTTCCACCACTGGAGCGGGTCAACTGAAGCACAGTAGGCAGCCAAGACTGGTATGCCTCTCTTAGTAACCGATCTGTTTCATCGACTacctaaaatatttaaatgtcaAATGGTGACTAAAATTCAGAACAGAGCATATACTAATAAACTTCAGCCTACTCAAGATATCAAATAGTACTGCCCTAAAGAGGTCAAATCCATCATCTAACTTCTAAGTGTACTAGATTCATTTTAGGATAGAATACGAAATTCACCTTCTTATGCAAACCGCATAACACATATACAAAAGTATATGATGCGGAAAACCCACATctcaacttgtattattaatcaaaaccgttaTTAATAATACAATCAGTCAAACTATGATACTCAATACTAATAACACTCAAGTCCGCCCACAAGCGACACTTAAGTCTATATCTTGAGCATACAtaacaaacacaatatgactatgtatatatagtcaTCTCAGACTTAGCTAAATGAGAATCTGATTCTGAAATACCTAACTCCAACTGGAATCCAATTTTGAAAtctaactcaaatcagaatACATAATGGATTAATACCCAACAATCCTTCCCATATTATGTGACCAAGACAAACCttatataataattgtctaaacatataattattatcCATATATGTTTTGGATCACCCAAGCCCATGCTACCATTGTAATGGGATGATGCCTAACAATTTAATCATTCACATCACAGACAACatatttagttttaaacttattttaccAAGATTAGGACAGTTTAGTACAACAGTAGTTTACTAGTCTTAGTTTTCATATACACCTGTaacatgtaaaatttataaactGGTTTGGGCTTCAAGGAAACTAGCACTCCAATTTTTATTAGAGAAAGAAAAGAAGTTGAATAGGGGCTACTGTGTTAATGTATACCAGcaattataaattcataaaaatgctCCTGTAGTAAACAAACTGAAAATTGCTTAAGGTATATTCATCTAGAGGAGGAAATTTATCAATCTAAAATTGACCAAGAAATAAAAGGTTGACCTCTTCCTTGGATTAGGTGACAATTATATTAAGTGGTATATATTGTTGCTTGGCATATTGTAGTGTATCTTGCTCCTTAGTACTTACAAGATAGTGAAGATGCTCAAGTGTAAAACCCTTGGTGTTATTAATATGGTCCATTAGCCTTCCAGGTGTTGCTACTAGTATGTCCACTGAGCTCTGTAACTCCTCTGAAAGATCTTCTGGATCATAACAAATACCTGCCTCAAGCTTAGGCCTCTTAATAAGTTCTGAAATTTCATCAGCAATTGAAGATTGGCCGACTGCTAAACCAACTGATAAACCCATTGCAGGAGCAATAGTGTTGAAAACTTCTTTAACCTGAGAAAAACAGTAATATATATCAAGTTATTCTACTTTTGCTTTATACAACTGATGAGACCTGAAACTTCAATCATGgttaaaaacattaaaatcatACTCCAAGTGTGCAGACATCAATTTTTAACTTTAGTCGTAGTTCTGTCTATCAATGAGCATTTCTATCTTGTTAACAAAAGGGACCtaagttaaataaaattaacaaattgaAGGTTTCGTGGAGCTCTATCTGTTTATTGGGTAGAAACAAAC
Protein-coding regions in this window:
- the LOC108201282 gene encoding DEAD-box ATP-dependent RNA helicase 1 isoform X2, coding for MKTGERDSKRMKKEQEENKESVPVLPWMRSPIQVDSFSNCPLDKVPMLDSRLAVALQSSGIGSLFAVQLAVWHETIGPGSFERDLCINSPTGSGKTLAYALPIVQMLSTRAVKYLRALVVLPTRDLALQVKEVFNTIAPAMGLSVGLAVGQSSIADEISELIKRPKLEAGICYDPEDLSEELQSSVDILVATPGRLMDHINNTKGFTLEHLHYLVVDETDRLLREAYQSWLPTVLQLTRSSGGSLFPHAENFVPTTFGSIKTTRRMGVERGFKGKSYPRLVKMILSATLTQDPSKLAQLELHHPLFMTAGKIRYQFPEQMQLFKVICEPNFKPLYLVALLQSLHGEKSIVFTSSVESTQRLCALLKFFGDLNIKIKEYSGVQRQALRSKTLKAFRAGEVQVVVSTDAMTRGMDVEGVRNVINYDAPPYIKTFIHRAGRTARAGLVGRCFTLLHKDETVK